Proteins encoded by one window of Rutidosis leptorrhynchoides isolate AG116_Rl617_1_P2 chromosome 7, CSIRO_AGI_Rlap_v1, whole genome shotgun sequence:
- the LOC139858910 gene encoding long-chain-alcohol O-fatty-acyltransferase-like → MEEDYYYEDLKTFIKIWLIAISCICYCYLISSRISNVFPRLLSIIPVIILFFILPLHLSTFNLTGLTFIYIAWLANFKLVLFAFNQGPLASTPRLPFKVFVAVALFPIIPKQKFTSNNKKSVSAPAPTSVPVPSHKPVLLALKAIILAIIVTSYPYKDKYFNSDAIKVLYYCHLYLGLELFYATTVLIVKMIFLGFNFEIEPQFNEPYLATSLQDYWGRRWNLMATNVLRPTVYNPLRNIFTPIFGTFWSKIPAIFVTFVVSGLMHELMYFYFTRELPTWEVTWFFVLHGVCTFVEVIVKKFINRRLWLPWVVSGPITLAFVVVTSDRLLFPQLIRNGIDVKVVDEYLAFVNYILGPKRE, encoded by the coding sequence ATGGAAGAAGACTATTATTATGAGGATCTCAAAACCTTCATCAAGATATGGCTTATTGCCATCTCTTGTATTTGCTACTGCTACTTAATCTCGTCCCGAATCTCAAATGTATTCCCAAGATTACTCTCGATTATCCCCGTCATCATCTTATTCTTCATCCTCCCTCTTCACCTCTCGACATTCAATCTCACGGGTCTCACTTTCATCTACATAGCTTGGCTCGCTAACTTCAAACTCGTACTATTCGCCTTTAACCAAGGCCCTCTAGCTTCAACGCCTCGATTGCCTTTCAAAGTTTTTGTCGCGGTTGCTCTCTTTCCAATCATCCCAAAACAAAAATTCACTAGTAACAATAAAAAATCAGTTAGTGCTCCAGCTCCAACTTCAGTTCCAGTACCATCACATAAACCAGTTCTGTTAGCCTTAAAAGCAATAATTCTCGCTATAATAGTAACTTCTTATCCATACAAGGATAAGTACTTCAACTCGGATGCGATAAAAGTTCTCTACTATTGTCATTTATACCTCGGTTTAGAATTATTTTACGCCACCACTGTGTTGATTGTTAAGATGATATTTCTTGGATTTAATTTTGAGATCGAACCACAGTTTAACGAGCCTTATTTAGCTACCTCGCTTCAGGATTACTGGGGCCGCAGGTGGAATCTTATGGCAACAAACGTCCTTCGTCCTACTGTCTATAATCCATTACGAAACATATTTACACCGATTTTTGGTACATTTTGGAGCAAGATTCCTGCCATTTTTGTGACTTTTGTGGTGTCCGGGTTAATGCACGAGTTAATGTATTTTTATTTCACACGCGAACTTCCTACGTGGGAAGTTACATGGTTTTTTGTACTGCATGGAGTGTGTACGTTCGTTGAGGTGATAGTTAAAAAGTTCATTAACCGCAGGCTTTGGTTGCCTTGGGTGGTGTCGGGGCCGATAACATTGGCATTTGTTGTGGTGACAAGTGATCGCTTGTTGTTTCCGCAACTAATAAGAAATGGTATAGATGTTAAGGTGGTAGATGAATATTTAGCTTTTGTAAATTATATTTTGGGGCCTAAACGAGAATGA